Proteins encoded within one genomic window of Oncorhynchus tshawytscha isolate Ot180627B linkage group LG02, Otsh_v2.0, whole genome shotgun sequence:
- the etnk2 gene encoding ethanolamine kinase 1 isoform X2, protein METEIHVPVGSPVIRKFPIFVEEHNVTDGAMKLVKQLRPAWDINHVKTKLFTDGTTNKLVGCYVDASPEDVVLVRVYGNKTELIVDRDNELKSFQVLHANGCAPRLYCTFQNGLCYEFMQGDALGTQDVRDPILLRLISREMARIHAIHAHNGCIPKPNLWIKMRKYFSLVATEFTEQASNARIQQEVPSQAVLEQEMVWMKEHLSQLGSPVVLCHNDLLCKNIIHNSKAGHVRFIDYEYSSYNYQAFDIGNHFNEFAGMSELDYGLYPSREMQLEWLRVYLQAYKRSTKKGEEVSDRELERLYIQVNKFALASHFFWGFWALIQAKYSSIDFDFLGYAVLRFNQYFKTKPAVMALQIPE, encoded by the exons ATGGAGACGGAGATACACGTGCCTGTGGGGTCGCCGGTAATTCGAAAATTCCCGATTTTCGTGGAGGAACATAACGTAACCGATGGGGCAATGAAGCTGGTAAAGCAGCTTCGGCCAGCGTGGGACATAAACCATGTCAAGACCAAG cTCTTCACTGATGGGACCACTAATAAGCTGGTGGGTTGTTATGTGGATGCCAGTCCAGAGGACGTGGTTCTGGTGCGTGTGTATGGGAACAAGACGGAGCTGATCGTCGACCGAGACAACGAGCTCAAGAGCTTCCAG GTGCTACATGCTAACGGCTGTGCGCCGCGCCTCTACTGCACCTTCCAGAATGGCCTCTGCTACGAGTTCATGCAGGGGGACGCCCTCGGGACACAGGACGTCAGGGACCCGATTTTACTCAG GCTAATATCCAGGGAGATGGCTCGTATCCATGCGATCCACGCACATAACGGCTGCATCCCCAAACCCAACCTGTGGATCAAGATGAGGAAATATTTCTCTCTGGTCGCCACCGAGTTCACAGAGCAAGCCTCCAACGCCAG gATCCAGCAGGAGGTGCCCAGCCAGGCAGTGTTGGAGCAGGAGATGGTGTGGATGAAGGAGCACTTGTCTCAGCTGGGCTCTCCTGTGGTGCTCTGTCACAACGACCTGCTCTGCAAGAATATCATCCACAACAGCAAAGCAG GCCATGTCCGGTTCATAGACTATGAATACTCTAGTTACAACTATCAGGCCTTTGACATCGGGAACCACTTCAACGAGTTTGCTG GTATGAGTGAGCTGGACTATGGGCTGTATCCTAGCCGTGAGATGCAGCTGGAGTGGCTGCGTGTGTATCTGCAGGCGTACAAACGGTCTActaagaaaggagaggaggtcagcgacagagagctggagagactcTACATACAGGTCAACAAGTTTGCTctg GCATCACACTTCTTCTGGGGCTTCTGGGCACTCATCCAGGCCAAGTACTCCTCCATTGATTTTGACTTCCTGGG GTATGCTGTGCTGCGCTTCAACCAATACTTCAAGACCAAACCTGCAGTGATGGCTCTACAGATCccagaatga
- the etnk2 gene encoding ethanolamine kinase 1 isoform X1 — MSRIPFISVKNSKRKINHIMETEIHVPVGSPVIRKFPIFVEEHNVTDGAMKLVKQLRPAWDINHVKTKLFTDGTTNKLVGCYVDASPEDVVLVRVYGNKTELIVDRDNELKSFQVLHANGCAPRLYCTFQNGLCYEFMQGDALGTQDVRDPILLRLISREMARIHAIHAHNGCIPKPNLWIKMRKYFSLVATEFTEQASNARIQQEVPSQAVLEQEMVWMKEHLSQLGSPVVLCHNDLLCKNIIHNSKAGHVRFIDYEYSSYNYQAFDIGNHFNEFAGMSELDYGLYPSREMQLEWLRVYLQAYKRSTKKGEEVSDRELERLYIQVNKFALASHFFWGFWALIQAKYSSIDFDFLGYAVLRFNQYFKTKPAVMALQIPE, encoded by the exons atgtcCCGAATTCCATTCATATCTGTCAAGAATTCGAAACGGAAAATAAACCACATTATGGAGACGGAGATACACGTGCCTGTGGGGTCGCCGGTAATTCGAAAATTCCCGATTTTCGTGGAGGAACATAACGTAACCGATGGGGCAATGAAGCTGGTAAAGCAGCTTCGGCCAGCGTGGGACATAAACCATGTCAAGACCAAG cTCTTCACTGATGGGACCACTAATAAGCTGGTGGGTTGTTATGTGGATGCCAGTCCAGAGGACGTGGTTCTGGTGCGTGTGTATGGGAACAAGACGGAGCTGATCGTCGACCGAGACAACGAGCTCAAGAGCTTCCAG GTGCTACATGCTAACGGCTGTGCGCCGCGCCTCTACTGCACCTTCCAGAATGGCCTCTGCTACGAGTTCATGCAGGGGGACGCCCTCGGGACACAGGACGTCAGGGACCCGATTTTACTCAG GCTAATATCCAGGGAGATGGCTCGTATCCATGCGATCCACGCACATAACGGCTGCATCCCCAAACCCAACCTGTGGATCAAGATGAGGAAATATTTCTCTCTGGTCGCCACCGAGTTCACAGAGCAAGCCTCCAACGCCAG gATCCAGCAGGAGGTGCCCAGCCAGGCAGTGTTGGAGCAGGAGATGGTGTGGATGAAGGAGCACTTGTCTCAGCTGGGCTCTCCTGTGGTGCTCTGTCACAACGACCTGCTCTGCAAGAATATCATCCACAACAGCAAAGCAG GCCATGTCCGGTTCATAGACTATGAATACTCTAGTTACAACTATCAGGCCTTTGACATCGGGAACCACTTCAACGAGTTTGCTG GTATGAGTGAGCTGGACTATGGGCTGTATCCTAGCCGTGAGATGCAGCTGGAGTGGCTGCGTGTGTATCTGCAGGCGTACAAACGGTCTActaagaaaggagaggaggtcagcgacagagagctggagagactcTACATACAGGTCAACAAGTTTGCTctg GCATCACACTTCTTCTGGGGCTTCTGGGCACTCATCCAGGCCAAGTACTCCTCCATTGATTTTGACTTCCTGGG GTATGCTGTGCTGCGCTTCAACCAATACTTCAAGACCAAACCTGCAGTGATGGCTCTACAGATCccagaatga